The segment ccctatccagctcaactcaggggaccggctgaaaaaggggtcccctactcctccgccatctttaatctCTCTATCGGACAGGTTTATTTCtattcaagaaaaatgtcaaGTGGCTGGTTGGACACACAAATCTGGAGTTCAGGGGCAAGGCCTGGGCCAGACATGGATATAGGGTtatagatagacagatgacagAGTTTTCATCATTCCCTGGCTCCTCTTGATCCTCTCCCCTCCCATATTCCCTCCATTTCTCCCCCCAACACCCATtcctatttcttcccatttttgtcCTAGCAGTTCAGCTTGCTGACCCCAATCTTCTTTTCCAGACtaacaaaacaaaccacccaATCTCCTTGGCACACCCAAGACCAGCCTGTAACAGCACGTGCCTTCTTTAGAAGGCACGTTTGGTTGCAAATACTGCTATGTGCATGGGTTTTCCCAGCTCACATGCTGCAAGGGTGAAGCACAGATTTTCTCCCTGGGGGACACCTAAGAGAAATCGAAAAGAACCCTGAGCCTATGTGTGTTGCACCAGCAGCCTGCTCCTCTGATTTATATCCCTGCCTGGTTTTTAGGACActtcaagaaagaaggaatgattCTGTATTTCTTGGTGTCTCCAGGGACCGGGTAGTAACCGAGGCAGGGAAATCCAACTGCAAAGTCTTGCACCTGCAGTTCAATGATTGCCTGAAGGTGACTCATGTTCCTTTAGTTCATAATTCACTGTCCAGACATAGAATCACCCACGATTTTCTTCAGAACACGATTGAAGCCTGCTCTTTCCTGTGCTCAGTTGCTCCCATGGTTCTATTTCCCCATTGAAGGGCAGGTTTGTCAAATCTACCAGCCTCTGGAACaatgcattttattgttttcctcaaGCCATTTAATGCAATGAAAGTCTCTACCTGGGATGATCCCCTTGTTTGAGTACGTATATCGTATTGTGCTAAAATACGCATAACATAAAATCTAATGTTTCAACGTTTTTTAAGGATaccattcagtggcattaagtacattcacagtgttgtgaaaCCAGCACCACTGTACGTTTCAGGAGCTCTGTCAACATCCCGAACAGACACTCTGCACCCATTAAGCAAAAATtccccatttcttcttcctccaaaaCCACTGGCAAACTCTAGTCTACTTTTTTGCATCTAAATTTCATCCCTTCTAGGTACttcctgtaagtggaatcatatattGGTCCTTttctatctggcttatttcacttagaactAATACTTTTTAGGTTCATCAATATTATTAAACATATCAGGACATCATTGCTTCTTAAGATTGAACAGTATTCGATTGTATATATTGACCtcagcattttgtttatccattcatctatggatagaaatgaattttttctgTTACCTTTCAGTTATCATGAATAATGGTGTTATGAATATTGATGTACAAGTATCTGAGTGCCTACTTTTAATTCGGGGGGTTTtaacctaagagtggaattgttagatcatatatataaatcatatatttaattttagagaaaacacTGTAGTTTCGACAGTGACTGCATCGTTTTGTATTCTTACTGATAATGTACaaaatttcaatttctccacaacATACTCAacgtttcttgtctttttttaaaaaagattttatctatttatttgacagagagatagagagcacaagtaagcagagcagcaggcagagggagagggagaagcaggctctccactgagcagggagcatgacccggggctcaatctcaggaccctggtatcccaggacctgatctgaaggcagatgcttaactgactaagccacccaggcgcccctctcatttattttctgatatttttatttcattgtatcgtattttgttttgttttgctttgttttgtttttgatcaaAGCCATTCTAAGGGATGaaggggtatctcattgtggttttgattttcatttttctaatgactagagacattcagcatcttttcaggtgcttTCTCACCATTTGAATGAGAAGATCTCTAGTAAATAGTCTGTTCTagtccttcatccattttttaattgggctctttgttattttgttgttgaattgtaggagttctttatgtatgcTGGTTATTAATCCTGTATGAGACATAtgctttgcaaagattttcttccattccGTGAGTTGTCCTACCACTTTTGTCCTTgctacaaaaaattttaattttgatgaagtcagaactgtatatatatagttatgtGTGCTTTTGTGGTcacatccaagaaatcattgccaaatcaaACATCATGAGATTTgcctacagtttttttttttctcagaattttgtagttttagctcttacatttaggtcccTTCATCCAATTTGAGCTCATTTGTCTATAAAGAGGAAAGTGAGGGCTCAACTTCTTTCTTTGCATGTAGATTTCCAGTTCTCCCAGCATCTGAtgactgttctttcccccatgGTGTTGgcactcttgttgaaaatcatttgaccatatatggaGGTTTTATTGGTaagctctctattctattccattgctCTATATTTCTGTTCTCTTGTGAGTACTATAGTACATACTCTCGTATTTTGTAGGgggtttttaaataaagaaatgtgagTTCTCCAACTGTGTCTGTTTTCAGGATTGTTTATTGATCTGGGGTCCCTTGAGATTGCATATGAACGTGAAATGggcttttctatttctacaaaaaaaattccACAGGGATTTTGACAAcaattgtattgaatctatagaatCGCCTTAGGTAGTATTGACCTCTTAACAATATGAAGTCTTCCAATCCACCAATGGGGGATGTTTCCCATTGATTTAtgacttcttcatttctttcagcaatgtttcaCACTTTTGTGGTTACAAGTCTTCCATCCCCATTCAAAAATTTACACCTAAGTATTATATAACTTCTGGTGTTAGTGTAAGTGGAATTGCTTGCTAATTTCCTTTCTGGATTGTCATCACTAGGGTATAGAATGCACCTGATTTTTGATTGTTGAATTCGTATAATACGAATTAGCTGAATTCATTATTAACactaacagtttatttttacatgtgACATCTATAGGATTGCTACCCATGTAATCATGTCATGTCAAAAGAGAGatagttttacttattcctttgcACCTCgagtggtatttatttatttttcttgcctaattgcatTTCTTGAATTTCTGATATTGTGTCGATAGAAGTGGTGAATGTGGACATCTCTGCCTTGTTCTTAATCGTAGAGGAAAAACTTCgatcttagagggaaaacttTCAGACTTTCACCATCAAGGATGATGTCAGTTATAGGATTTTCACATATGACTTTACCATTTTGTGTAAGTTTCCATCTATTCCAGTTCATGgattgtttttatcatgaaaaatgttgACTTTAGACCAGTGATTTTCTGCTTCAAATGAGATAATTctgtattattcttttcttcattctgtaaGTGTGGCCTATTACACTGTctgattttcatttgttgaaacatccttgcatcccaggaagaaatcccacttggtcattaTGTATAATTCTTTGAATGTACGATGGACTTTAGTTTGCTGATGTTTTGTTGAGCATTGTTGGATCAATATTCAGACAAGATTCTGGTGTGCTGTTTCCTTGTAAAATCTTTTTTGGCTTTGTAAAGGATTATGCTGCCCTGAGAGTGAGTCTCAGAATAACTCAAAACAACTTAGGAGTCTTCATTCctctttaattttactttgaaGAGGATCGGTGttagggggtttttttgtttgtttttttgtttctttgtcttgttcttgtttttaatgtttgaaagaattcacccatgaAGCTATGTGGTCCTGGACATTGtgttgttgggaaatttttgattatgGGTTCAGTCATGTAGTACTGatagtctattcagattttctggtCTTCATGATGCAGTCTTGGTAAGTTGTGTGTGTCTAGAAATTTGTCCACTTAACCTAGATTATCCAATTTATTGGTGTACAACTGTTCAATGTACTTTTTTACAATGCTCTTTATTTCCATAAAATGCTTAGTACTATCTTcccttatttctgattttagttaatgaagtctctctctctctctctctctctctctctctctctctctattagtCAATCTAGCTAAAGCTTTGTCAACTATGTTGGTCTTTCTGAAGTACTATTTCTGGttatgttgattttctttcttgcttttctattctcattttatagatttctATGCCACTGCTTTTTACTTCCTCATTCTGCTAGCTTTgagtttggggtttatttttttccttctttttctaatttcttaaggtgTATAGTTGTTACTAGATTTgtgatctttcctttctttaaatgtaggcattataggggcacctggttggcgcagtggttaagcatctgccttcggctcagggcgtgatcccggcattatgggatcgagccccacatcaggctcttccactatgagcctgcttcttcctctcccactccccctgcttgtgttccctctctcgctggctgtctctatctctgtcaaataaataaaatctttaaaaaaaattaaaaaaaataaaaataaaaaaataaatgtaggcattacagctataaatttccctctctcactgctttcACTGCACATGGCAGGTTTGggaatgttgtgttttcatttacattcatCTCAAGGTGTTCTCTCATTTCCCTGTGATTCCTTCTTTGCCCTTCTGATTttttaagagtgtgttgtttcACTTCAACACATTTGAGaatgttctatttctcttttgttgATTTCTACTTTGGTTTCACAATCTGTTTCACCAGTTCACTGCTTGAATAATTCTTCTTCCAGATTCCAGTAAGTTGCCTGCTCGCACAACCTGCATGACGATGGCCCACACAAAGGTTGTTTGATGGTCACTGGTTTCTGTAACAGTCCAGGGAGACATGTGGTCGACAGAacaatgccccccacccccaaaaagagGTCCATATCCTAATACCCAGAACATGTGGATAGTTCTGGAgcaaaagagattttgcagaaGTGATTAACTTCAGACTCTTGATATGAGAAGATTATACCAGATTATCAGAGTGGCCCCAATATATTTACAagagtccttataagaaggagtTGGGAAAGTCAAATTTACAGAAGGACAAGAGACAACAGAGGTGAGAATTTGAAGGGATTGGAATATAAGAACCATGAGTAAAGGAATGTGGGAAGCTTCTAGAATTTGGAAAAGCAAGGAACAGAACTCCAGAAGAAATTCAgattgttaattttggccattctaactggtgtgaggtggtatctcattgtggttttgatttgcgcttccctgatggcaagtgatgtggagcattttctcatgtgtccgttagccatttgtatgtcttctttggagaagtgtctgttcatgtcttctgaccatttcttgactagattatttgttttttgggtgttgagtttgagaagttccgtttagatcttggataccagccctttatctgttatgtcctttgcaaatatctcctcccattccgtaggtttccttttagctttgttgaatgtttcctttgctgtgcagaagctttttatcttgatgaagtcccaggagttcatttttcctcttgtttcccTAGCACTGAGAGACATGTcttggaagaagttgctgtggccaagatcaagagcttactgcctatgttctcctctaggattttgatggactcctatCTCCCATTTAGGTTTCATCCATTTTGCGTTTATCTTTTAgtatagtgtaagaaaatgatccaatttcattcttctacatgtggctgtccaattttgccagcacaatttattgaagagactgtcttgtttccattggatattcttccttgccttgttgaagattagttgaccatagagttgaggtccatttctggggtctctattctgttccatggatccaagtgtctgtttatgtgccactaccatgctgtcttgatgatcacagcttgaagtcaggaatatagcttgaagtcaggaatggtgatgcccccagctttggtgatctttttcaacattcccctggcaattcgggatcttctctggttccatacacattttaggattgtttgttccatctttgtgaaaaatgctgatggtatttgagaaggtattgcattgaatgtgtagattgctcggggcagcatagacattttaacagcttacacagttagaatggccaaaattaacaagacagagaacaacaaacgttgttgaggatgtggagaaaggagaaccctcttacaccgttggtgggaatggaagctggtacagccactctgaaaaacagtatggaggttcctccagacattaaaaatagagctaacctatgacccagaaattgcactactaggtatttatgccaaagatacagaggtagtgaaaagaagggacacatgcatcccaatgttcagagcagcaatgtccacaataaccaaattgtggaaggagctatgatgtccttcaatagacaaatggataaagaagatgtggtccatttatacaatggaatattgctcagccattgGAAAAGTTAAATACCCACTATTTGCATTGACATGggtggcactggaggagacaatgctaagtgaaataagtcaagcatagaaagtcaattatcatatgatttcactcaaatgtggaaaataaggaatagcgcagaggaccaaaggggaagggagggaaaactgaatgggaagaaatcagacagggagacaaatcatgagagactctggactccgggaaataactgagggttacagaagggaaagggtggggggatggggaaaccaggtgatgggtattaaggagggcacgtgtggtgatgagccctgggtgttatacacaactaatatGTCACTGAACActaatcaaaaactaatgatatactatatgttgtcTAATGAACATAAcgaaaaaaactaatgatgtactatatatgggctaactgaacataataataattaaaatattaaggaaagaGTTCTCTAAGGaactgaaaaagaatttaaaattttttttgaaaaataaataaaaatttaaacttaaaaaaaaaaaagaaatgcagcttGGCAGACCCTTGGTTTTAGCCCAACAACACAAATTTTGGATTCCTGATCCCAGGAATATAAGATAGTACACTTATGCAGATTTCAGGcactacatttttaataatatgttacGGCAGCATTTGGAGACTAATATAGTATGATTGAAGTATGGAGGAAAATCCCAGGGATTTGAACACTACTTTACTTATTTAAACTACCTGTTCATTGTGGAAGCTCTGTCATCACCGTCGCTCAAGTGTCCAGACTGATCAGCACACCCCAGCACGTACACGTGCATGTGGAGGAGGGAAGTGGATCAACAGAGGATCTGGAAGTTAAATGCACAGCCCAGAAAACACATCCCTCCCTTCAGCTCACACACAGTGGTCTGAATAAGTCTCAGGGTCCCACTGAATGCAAGGGTCCAGAGAGTGCAACACGCCATGAGGCCAGAAAGTGGACAACCAGAAACACTTGGTGAAACACGACACTTCAGAGAGGCTGAGGCACTCAGACCTGCTGAGTGACACATCACGGAGTCTCTccgtgtctcagtttcctcatttgtgacgGGGTCTCAGGTTACAGGCTCGTGGGGAGGGCTGCATGGCGCATCCATGCGGTGTGCTGAGCTCCAGGCCGCTCACGGTGCACACTCCGTCAATGAGCTGTTGTGGATAAACACTTGAGGGAACGTACAGGATCCCCCAGGAGCAATAAATGCCGGCTCTGTTTCCCTCCAGGTGCGGCAGGCGAGCCAGAGCTGCAGGTGATCCAGCCTGACAAGTCCGTGTCTGTCGCAGCCGGACAGACAGCCACTCTGCAGACAGCCACTCTGCGCTGCACCGTGACCTCCCTGTACCCCATTGGGCCGGTTGAGTGGTTCCGGGGGACAGGGCCAGCCCGGGAGTCAGTCTACAATTTCAAAGGAGGCCACTACCCCCGAGTAACAAATGTTTCAGATGTCACGAAGAGAAATGCCACGGACTTTTCCATCCGCATAGCAGACACGGGAGCCTACTACTGTGTGAAGTTCCAGAGAGGCAGCCCTGATGTGGAGTTTAAGTCTGGACCCGGCACGCAGGTCACCGTGAGCGGTGAGTATGGCCTGGGCCTCCTTTATCCCATTGGTGACAACAAGTCAGTAAGAATGCCCTCCATTATCTGAGGAACAGTGAAGAATCAGGTGTTGTGGTGGGTGCCCCTGACTTGAGCCCCTTCCACAGATCAGGGAAGTTGAGGCTCGGAGAGGTCATGCtatttgctcagggtcacacgGCTGTAAAACTGTGGGAAACTCCAGAACCCCAGTCTGTGGGCTCCACGGCTCTCGCCTTTTCCACTCCTGACCAGCCCTCTGGTTCCGGGGAATGAGGGACTGAAAGTCTTAATGACTTGCCCAATCACAAAGTCCTACCTCACCCCTGCCTCCAGAGAGCACTCCCTTCTATGTGGCCAGTCGTCTCTTGGCTCagcacttactgagcacctgctgtgtgcaggctctgctctgggtgtgggggaagcagcagggaACAAAACAGGCAGGGTTCCTCTCTCATGAGGCTGACATTCCCTTCCCTTACAGTGTGGACAAAGGCacccagggcaggaaggggggaCAATGTCTTTCTTTCTATCAGCTTCAGAAAAATCAGTGAGAAGAGGCCCAGGCTCACTGTATACTCTGACCACATGGGCAGAGAAGATGCCAGAGGTTAGGCATTTGTTGTGATCCGTCCAGAAATGCTTTATGCGATTCGGGCCTGACTCCTGTAATAGCGACTGAGTCTCCCCACAGCGCCTGGACATAAGCCTGAAGGAGGCTTTATCCTGACTGTGCAGACATTACAGAAGTTCCCGTGGTGCTTCCCTTGCCTGGAGCCACAGCTGGTACGTGGCCCCAGCACCAGGCAGACCTGTGCCTCCTAGGAGAGCGCGCCTTCCTCTGCCCCAAGCTGCCCGCACTGTGATGCCCTGAATGACAGTGGATGAAGTCGAGGGGCCATCTCAGCCCCTTTTaaagatggggacactgaggctgagCAGATCTGGCCTGACCAGGGACGGGAGCCACACCCTGGCTCACAGGTGCTCTCTGCACACTCACTGTGCTGGTCAAAGCAGAGAAACTTCGAATCCTCTCCTTGAAAATCTTGTATTGTTCCATTTTTCAGCAATAAGCATTAAAACACTCATCAGGTGAGCTTTGCACCCCCAGATCAGACAGGTCCCAAAACAACTCATGAAGAGTTGAGCCTGTTCCTAGAGGACACGGTTCCTCACATCTAAGAGCATCAGGAGGCTTTCCCTTCTGTGCGATGTTCTCCTTCACGGAGCAGCCTGGGGCGGCAGCCTGGAGCAAAGGGGCCCGCGCAACCCCAGCAACACCAGACACCCCATTCCTGGCTCTGCAGACTAAGGGTGACTGGCAGACACATCCTGGAGGGTGTCTGAGGTCCCCTGGGCAAGAGTTATATTCTAGACTCAGCTATAGGGACCCCACGTCCTCCCTCTGTTGCTACAGGGTCAGCAGGTCTGGGCACCCAGAGGGACCCTACCCATGAGTGCTTGCAGTGGAGAATCTCAAAGGGTGAGAGGAGGGTGGAGGTCACGTCGGGCTGGAGAAAGTGGGACCCTTGCTCTGTTGTGGATGAAACAGCTGGAGGCCATGGGAAGTCCGTCTGGGATGCAATGAGGGCTGAGGAGCAGCCCCTTTGTGCCTGGATCCAAGTAGGTCCGCTCCTTGGCGAGGTATAGACAGAGACTACCCAGGGGGAGTTCCCTCACAATGTTGACTTCATTTGTACAGGTAAGGAGATCACAGGGAATAATTTTCAAAGCCATGACCCCAAACAGGGTCAAGCTGGATCCATTTATTAGGCCTTGGGAAGAAAATTCAGAGCGGGAGTTTAACATCATCCTGAGGCTGACTTAACTTTCAGAGGCTTTCTGATTCGTCTGCTCCCTTCCATGTGCACTTTGGGTCATAAATTCCAAGCAGAACTGCCTGTATTCCCTCACTCGCCCCTCACTGCAACCCCAGGAAGGAGAGACGCCTGCTGTCCCATGTCACACAGGAGGAGCCACGCTGTGCCACGGCCACACCTCCTGTGGGCTGCCCAGGCTGGTTCTGGCTTAAATGGGGGTCCCGCTCTGCCCCTGCTTCCCCTGCACAGACTCTCTGACCTCAGTGAGGTTTGCAGGGAGATGTCTAGGATAGTTGACGCCAAGAGTCAGACCCATCAGAAATGTCATTCCTGTGCCCAGATTGGTGGCAAGTCACCTGGCAGACAAGAGAAGGGGGACCTTGAACTCGGGTCTGGAGCTGCACCTCAGCCCTGTCCCCGACTCAGAGTTCAGCTCTGGAACCTGGGGTCCTCCTCTGTGCGATGAGCAGATGACCGTCCTCCCCAAACTATCAGAAAGGGCGAGGGTTCTCCACAGTGTCACACACGTGTCCTTACTGCTGATGACCACAGTCATGCTTACTGATCATAAATGCTCCTCTTCTAGCCAAACCCTCTCCCCCCGTGGTGTCGGGCCCCGCGGCCAGGGCCTCGCCTGAGCAGACAGTGAGCTTCACCTGTGAGTCCCACGGCTTCTCCCCCAGAAACATCACCCTGAGATGGTTCAAAAACGGGAATGAGCTGGCAGCCTCCCAGACCACCGTGGACGCAGAGGGACACGGCACTTCCTACAACATCTCTAGCATGACCAGGCTGGTGCTGGCCCCGGGGGACGTTCGCTCCCAGGTCATCTGTGAGGTGACCCACGTGACCCTGCAGGGGGGCCCTCCTCTCCGTGGGACTGCCAACTTGTCTGCGGTCCTCCGAGGTAGACCCCCTTCACCCCCAGCCCAACCCCCGGTCTGGCCCCCAAGTCTCcgggcctgcccctcccccactccctgctccagGCCTTCCACTGCCTGGGGTTGACATCTGACAGACCCTCCCAGTCACCCCTCACCTAGATGCACTGTCATCTCCTATTGTTTTCATGGCACCTGTGGCGTGAGCACCTCACGTGtgccagcactgtgctgggtgcttcaTTTACTTGACCATAGCAATGCcaattactgagcac is part of the Ailuropoda melanoleuca isolate Jingjing unplaced genomic scaffold, ASM200744v2 unplaced-scaffold2426, whole genome shotgun sequence genome and harbors:
- the LOC100468887 gene encoding tyrosine-protein phosphatase non-receptor type substrate 1, with the translated sequence VVDKHLRERTGSPRSNKCRLCFPPGAAGEPELQVIQPDKSVSVAAGQTATLQTATLRCTVTSLYPIGPVEWFRGTGPARESVYNFKGGHYPRVTNVSDVTKRNATDFSIRIADTGAYYCVKFQRGSPDVEFKSGPGTQVTVSAKPSPPVVSGPAARASPEQTVSFTCESHGFSPRNITLRWFKNGNELAASQTTVDAEGHGTSYNISSMTRLVLAPGDVRSQVICEVTHVTLQGGPPLRGTANLSAVLRVPPTLEVSQQPVAGDQVNVTCQVTKFYPRHLQLTWLENGNVSRTEMASVASSLIENKDGTFNWTSWLLVKSSTHREDVVLTCQVQHDRQPAITKNCTLVASAHQKDQGETSMILFLASCPLLLPLTVIKSLPLQPPPAPALSYLGMLSYPF